The following are encoded together in the Cervus elaphus chromosome 23, mCerEla1.1, whole genome shotgun sequence genome:
- the LOC122681999 gene encoding 60S ribosomal protein L22 produces the protein MAPVKKLVAKGGKKKKQVLKFTLDCTHPVEDGIMDAANFEQFLQERIKVNGKAGNLGGGVVTIERSKSKITVTSEVPFSKRYLKYLTKKYLKKNNLRDWLRVVANSKESYELRYFQINQDEEEEEDED, from the coding sequence ATGGCGCCTGTGAAAAAGCTTGTGGCGAAGGGGggcaaaaaaaagaagcaagtccTAAAATTCACTCTGGACTGTACCCACCCTGTAGAAGATGGAATCATGGATGCCGCCAATTTTGAGCAGTTTCTTCAGGAGAGGATCAAGGTGAATGGAAAAGCTGGCAACCTGGGTGGCGGTGTCGTAACCATCGAAAGAAGCAAGAGCAAGATTACTGTAACTTCCGAGGTGCCCTTTTCCAAAAGGTATTTGAAATATCTtaccaaaaaatatttgaagaagaatAATCTACGAGATTGGTTACGCGTAGTCGCTAACAGCAAAGAAAGTTACGAATTGCGTTACTTCCAGATTAATcaagatgaagaagaggaggaagatgaggattaa